A single region of the Silene latifolia isolate original U9 population chromosome 8, ASM4854445v1, whole genome shotgun sequence genome encodes:
- the LOC141596277 gene encoding uncharacterized protein LOC141596277 encodes MALRQKAGGMALPSLMKLLRQNNIPKPLQTPAPLPSLRRTFSLYDQINLIDNIPEDQLRFQEFDDSGFKVNGVKYEGSLLCVGNLLMSWKPKNFSEITPESLSIFQILRPIPEILILGCGKHIEPVPAELRNYIRSTGMKLEAVDSRNAASTYNILNEEGRIVAAALLPYGVSS; translated from the exons ATGGCGCTACGCCAGAAAGCAGGGGGAATGGCATTGCCATCACTCATGAAACTTCTCCGACAAAACAACATCCCAAAGCCGCTTCAAACTCCTGCACCTTTACCTTCCCTCCGGCGCACTTTCTCCCTCTACGACCAAATCAATCTCATCGACAATATTCCCGAAGACCAACTCCGCTTCCAAGA GTTTGATGATTCGGGGTTTAAAGTGAATGGGGTCAAATATGAGGGAAGCTTGCTCTGTGTTGGCAATTTGCTTATGTCGTGGAAACCAAAGAACTTTTCTGAAATTACTCCTGAAAG CTTGTCCATTTTTCAAATTTTGCGGCCCATACCAG AAATATTGATTCTTGGATGTGGAAAGCACATTGAACCAGTGCCTGCAGAGCTCCGGAATTATATTCGGTCAACAGGGATGAAATTGGAAGCAGTTGATTCG CGAAATGCTGCCTCAACATACAATATTTTGAACGAGGAAGGTAGAATTGTGGCTGCAGCTCTACTACCATATGGCGTTTCTTCCTAA
- the LOC141596278 gene encoding 30-kDa cleavage and polyadenylation specificity factor 30, protein MEDADGGLSFDFEGGLDIAPTIPTASNPVLQPEQHTSAAATTAANANNHAAAAPQYDAGNRRSFRQTVCRHWLRSLCMKGDSCGFLHQYDKARMPICRFFRLYGECREQDCVYKHTNEDIKECNMYKLGFCPNGPDCRYRHAKLPGPPPPVDEILQKIQQLTSYNYGGQNRFYQQRNTNYSQQSERPQFQQGDNAANQAVVPKPSATDLSNMQQQSQDQKQVAGQAPAQNPAGDPSNPTSRTATPLPQGITRYFIVKSCNRENLELSVQQGVWATQRSNEAKLNEAFDSVEHVILIFSVNRTRNFQGCAKMSSKIGESATGGNWKHAHGTAHYGRNFSVKWLKLCELSFNKTRHLRNPYNENLPVKISRDCQELEPSVGEQLASLLYTEPDNELMEILVAAEAKREEEKAKGVNMENGAENPDIVPFEDNEEEEEEEESDEEDESFGQAPGLAFQGRGRGRGMMWPPNFPMGRGMRPMPRMGGFPAGMVGLDGFAYGPGPGPDAFPMPDPFGMAPRPFMPYGPRFPGDFAGPGPGMMFHGRPQPGGVGPGGGFGMMGPGRAPFMQGMGGRGGRPMGMAPMFPPQPGPPQGGPNRPPKRDQRGPNNDWGEPYGTGPEPGKAQDDLQHQTIKSQTDDKYSSRKHPGNDDSESEDEAPRRSRHGEGKKKRRDVEGDVNSSDQ, encoded by the exons ATGGAGGACGCAGACGGAGGTCTAAGTTTCGATTTCGAAGGCGGTCTCGACATCGCTCCCACCATTCCTACAGCATCTAACCCCGTCCTCCAACCCGAACAACACACCtccgccgccgccaccaccgcTGCCAACGCCAATAACCATGCCGCCGCAGCGCCGCAGTATGACGCCGGAAACCGCCGGAGTTTCCGACAAACGGTGTGCCGGCATTGGTTACGAAGTTTGTGTATGAAAGGCGATTCGTGCGGCTTTCTTCATCAGTATGATAAAGCTCGTATGCCTATTTGTCGGTTTTTTCGATTGTATGGCGAATGTCGGGAACAGGATTGTGTTTATAAGCATACTAATGAAGATATCAAGGAGTGTAATAT GTACAAATTGGGTTTTTGTCCAAATGGGCCAGACTGCCGTTACAGACATGCTAAACTGCCTGGACCTCCACCGCCTGTCGATGAAATCCTtcagaagattcagcagctcacTTCTTATAACTATGGTGGTCAAAATAGATTCTACCAACAGAGGAATACAAATTATTCTCAACAGTCAGAAAGACCGCAGTTCCAACAAGGTGACAACGCCGCAAACCAAGCTGTAGTCCCTAAACCATCTGCAACCGACCTCTCTAACATGCAGCAACAATCACAAGACCAGAAGCAGGTAGCCGGCCAGGCTCCAGCACAAAATCCTGCTGGTGATCCGTCAAATCCAACTAGCAGGACAGCTACTCCATTGCCTCAAGGGATAACTAG GTATTTTATTGTGAAGAGCTGCAATCGTGAAAATCTGGAGTTATCTGTTCAACAAGGTGTATGGGCTACTCAAAGGAGCAACGAAGCTAAACTTAATGAAGCATTTGATTCTGTTGAGCATGTAATTTTGATATTCTCGGTCAACCGTACTCGAAACTTTCAG GGCTGTGCAAAGATGTCCTCTAAAATTGGTGAGAGTGCCACTGGTGGTAACTGGAAGCATGCACATGGGACTGCTCATTATGGAAGGAATTTCTCCGTTAAATGGTTGAAG TTATGCGAGCTGTCGTTCAATAAAACTCGGCATCTGAGGAATCCGTACAATGAAAACTTGCCAGTAAAG ATAAGTAGAGATTGCCAGGAGCTTGAACCTTCTGTTGGTGAGCAGTTGGCGTCCTTGCTTTATACCGAACCAGACAACGAACTTATG GAAATTCTAGTTGCTGCTGAAGCCAAACGTGAGGAGGAAAAGGCGAAAGGAGTGAACATGGAAAACGGTGCTGAAAATCCGGACATAGTGCCATTTGAAGacaatgaagaagaggaagaggaggaagaaaGTGACGAGGAAGACGAGAGCTTTGGTCAAGCACCTGGACTTGCATTTCAAGGCAGGGGAAGGGGTAGGGGAATGATGTGGCCCCCAAATTTCCCTATGGGTCGAGGTATGAGGCCCATGCCTAGGATGGGCGGCTTTCCCGCTGGTATGGTAGGCCTTGATGGCTTTGCATATGGGCCCGGGCCAGGGCCTGATGCCTTCCCTATGCCCGATCCATTCGGTATGGCTCCTCGCCCTTTCATGCCATACGGTCCACGATTCCCTGGCGACTTCGCGGGTCCCGGACCCGGTATGATGTTTCATGGGCGACCTCAGCCAGGAGGTGTCGGCCCTGGGGGTGGGTTTGGGATGATGGGACCCGGGCGTGCTCCTTTTATGCAAGGAATGGGTGGTAGAGGCGGGCGACCAATGGGCATGGCTCCGATGTTTCCTCCCCAGCCTGGCCCACCACAAGGTGGTCCCAATAGACCCCCGAAGAGAGATCAACGAGGACCTAATAATGACTGGGGTGAGCCATACGGAACAGGGCCAGAGCCAGGGAAGGCCCAAGATGACCTGCAACATCAAACTATCAAGAGCCAAACCGATGATAAATATAGTTCTAGAAAGCATCCAGGAAACGATGACAGTGAAAGCGAGGATGAGGCTCCAAGGAGGTCAAGGCATGGCGAGGGAAAGAAGAAACGTCGAGATGTGGAAGGAGATGTCAATAGCTCAGACCAGTGA
- the LOC141596279 gene encoding protein BUD31 homolog 2, protein MPKVRTNRVKYPEGWELIDPTLQELESKMREAQMDSHDGKRKCETLWPIFKIAHQKSRYIYDLYYRRNEISKELYEFCLDQGYADRNLIAKWKKPGYERLCCLRCIQPRDHNFGTTCVCRVPKHLREEKVVECVHCGCHGCASGD, encoded by the exons ATGCCTAAGGTGAGGACAAATCGGGTTAAATACCCGGAAGGATGGGAATTGATTGATCCTACACTTCAGGAACTAGAGTCTAAGATGAGAGAAG CTCAAATGGACTCTCATGATGGGAAGAGAAAGTGTGAAACTCTATGGCCCATTTTCAAAATAGCTCATCAGAAGAGTCGATATATTTATGACCTCTATTATAGAAGAAATGAAATTTCGAAAGAGCTATATGAATTTTGCTTGGATCAAGGATATGCTGATAGAAACTTGATAGCTAAGTGGAAGAAG CCAGGATATGAACGTCTTTGCTGCTTGAGGTGCATACAACCACGAGATCATAACTTTGGCACAACTTGTGTGTGCCGAGTGCCAAAGCATCTCAGAGAAGAGAAGGTTGTGGAATGTGTTCACTGTGGATGTCATGGTTGTGCTAGCGGGGATTAA